DNA from Agarilytica rhodophyticola:
CAAGGTTCGAAGATTATAAGCAGTGCGCACAACCAACAAGCTTGCGGGTTTCATATTTTTAAATAAATGGGCGACAATATTGGCTTTAATCTTCTCGTCTCCCACCAACGCGGCAAGCCAGATAACATCGTATTTTGCTAAGTTGGATTCCTGGCAAATATCATTATGAATAAATGACATTTGATAACTAGGGTGAAGTCTCTGACTAACTGACTGTCCTAATTCAAGATCCTCTCCGTGAATATCAAGGTTGTCAGTGATAAATCCACTCTGTGCAAGAGCCATGGATGTAACCGGAAGTGCGCCGGAACCTACCATAAGTACACGTTCTATAGTACGCTCAGATAAGGATTGGATAGAATTTATTTCCAGGCCAGTTGCCCGCTCATAATGCTGGTAATAGGGATATTCACGCTCGAAAGTCTGTCGTGGCATATCCGAGTTGAGTATTTGCGTAGCCCAGTGACGCTCGTAAAGGCTAGAGGCATGACTAAATATTTTTTGAATACCTGGTTTAATTTTTTGAATATCTGGGTGCGCTAACACACTTTCTGAAAAATCACTGCCATGATCATTAGACAGTAAATTTAGAAAACTGTGAAATTGTCCCATTGTATTC
Protein-coding regions in this window:
- a CDS encoding nicotianamine synthase family protein, which encodes MSVSEHVKNIVDQYQRITAMPEIIISENTMGQFHSFLNLLSNDHGSDFSESVLAHPDIQKIKPGIQKIFSHASSLYERHWATQILNSDMPRQTFEREYPYYQHYERATGLEINSIQSLSERTIERVLMVGSGALPVTSMALAQSGFITDNLDIHGEDLELGQSVSQRLHPSYQMSFIHNDICQESNLAKYDVIWLAALVGDEKIKANIVAHLFKNMKPASLLVVRTAYNLRTLLYPSISEQELQPFKLKLKIQTYADNFHSILIAQKPV